A single Trachemys scripta elegans isolate TJP31775 chromosome 20, CAS_Tse_1.0, whole genome shotgun sequence DNA region contains:
- the LUZP1 gene encoding leucine zipper protein 1 isoform X1, with the protein MAEFTGYKETSNRHLRFKLQSFGRRLDELEEATKNLQKAEDELLDLQDKVIQAEGSNSSMLADVEALRKRVLKIEGKDEEIKKAEELCQLMKEKLEEEESLTQELKSEIEQLQKRMAELEKLEEAFGRSKNDCTQLCLSLNEEKNLTKKISTELEILRMKVKELEASEDRLDKTEHSLVSELEKLKSLTLSFASERKHFNEREKQNEKLIQELTQKLEQNNKLNRADQTRNASNLLERSSNSLLDRNDLRIEDDLTSALPSKETRRKGSLDYLKHVENETRNKSENQKNKNQEDNKVKDLNQEIEKLKTQIKHFESLEEELKKMKAKNNDLQDSYLSEQNKNKLLTGQLEEIKIQIKKQKDMENGEVESEEMSFPSRIRHDRPKYRGITAEPAISKHKSRELSPQHRRERTRNREFSSNNDSYTTSSKQVPSPSLITRRTVKASSTSALLDTVITDTKRMEDKSAVATYLSMQKDSGAPQNEVKKSREQPSVLSRYPPAAHEHKSWKASSKPGNESGLKTKVEKPSQIFSDVCQGTSDEKSSKGEMTVSLTEKMKTSQAEMSDLCVEIPFMKSNHAPSNETASSYRYHISSQMLAAESTSSKAEAATVSVLSHRQSPEGKSKRTINSQEREFTDIFHENTKPPTLLKYSNSSRSQEDILQILTSQGKEGMDQSAPSVTGQTNVGIKSDSLRSKAIKPASHEKLSTDEEIGKSTNAATESELETRKKPSSREFSSSRGVLRASLFENDKNTGNEDDPPKSIKTSSDAASVGLKSRRSFSPREALRSKAIIKPVIIEKDMKEVMGGAGSEEYSQKQKSLFKTVTNKMTSSITIFPSEPANTRTNTNEAAKERHTSTSNIRVTPNELSTITNNISTPFDISINKSDTALKLSEADKIGDLALRNRTETLISRSSIMIKPSELIEKNNCDPSLESIRWKSHGSLEADSPETKHITLRSSWRTRRGLQSLEDSQIKVEKNTASTRTKACKSSTDLSEMEGANARIHLLEQNSRKSRATINSWNTPELEFRRTQSSLSASELSTRRSYVHDPITASTWNRMTLPEESKDFVPSSRRKQYGSSEQLSQAETSEKRPTSQMELQQRPGTNPHAQLGCKTEDQGISRSSRMISRI; encoded by the coding sequence atggcagaaTTTACAGGTTATAAGGAGACTTCAAATCGCCACCTTCGATTCAAGTTACAGAGCTTTGGCCGTCGTCTTGATGAACTGGAAGAAGCAACAAAAAATCTCCAGAAAGCAGAGGATGAGCTTCTTGACCTTCAGGACAAGGTTATCCAGGCAGAAGGCAGCAATTCTAGCATGCTGGCTGATGTAGAAGCTCTGAGAAAAAGAGTGCTGAAAATTGAAGGCAAggatgaagaaataaaaaaagctgaAGAGCTCTGTCAGTTGATGAAGGAaaaactggaggaggaggaaagtctCACTCAAGAACTTAAATCAGAAATTGAACAGCTTCAGAAGAGAATGGCAGAACTGGAAAAACTGGAGGAAGCTTTCGGCAGGAGCAAGAATGATTGTACTCAGCTGTGTCTGAGccttaatgaagaaaaaaatttgACCAAAAAAATATCTACAGAGTTGGAAATACTTAGGATGAAAGTAAAAGAACTTGAAGCATCTGAAGACAGACTGGATAAAACTGAACATAGTTTAGTAAGTGAGTTAGAAAAGCTTAAATCTTTAACACTGAGCTTTGCTAGTGAAAGAAAACACTTCAAtgaaagagaaaagcagaatgaAAAATTAATCCAGGAGCTAACACAAAAActagaacaaaacaacaaactaAATAGGGCAGATCAAACTAGAAATGCATCAAACCTGCTAGAAAGATCATCAAATAGTCTTCTGGATAGAAATGACCTGAGAATTGAAGATGACTTGACCTCTGCATTGCCCTCTAAAGAAACCAGAAGAAAGGGAAGCTTGGATTACCTAAAGCATGTAGAAAATGAAACCAGAAATAAATCAGAAAATCAAAAGAATAAAAATCAAGAAGACAACAAAGTGAAAGATCTCAACCAAGAAATTGAGAAACTTAAAactcaaattaaacattttgaatcTTTAGAAGAAgaacttaaaaaaatgaaagccaaaAATAATGACCTGCAAGATAGTTATCTGAGTGAACAGAATAAAAACAAGCTCCTGACTGGTCAATTGGAAGaaattaaaattcaaataaagaaacaaaaggatATGGAGAATGGTGAGGTGGAAAGTGAAGAAATGAGCTTCCCCAGCAGAATTAGACATGACAGACCTAAATACAGAGGTATCACAGCTGAGCCGGCAATTTCAAAACACAAGTCACGGGAGCTTTCACCTCAGCATAGACGAGAAAGGACACGGAACAGAGAATTCTCTTCCAATAATGACAGTTATACCACAAGTAGCAAGCAAGTTCCCAGTCCAAGTTTAATTACTAGGAGAACAGTAAAGGCATCTAGTACATCTGCTCTACTAGACACTGTGATTACTGATACAAAAAGAATGGAAGACAAATCAGCAGTTGCTACATATTTATCTATGCAGAAAGATAGTGGTGCTCCACAAAATGAAGTGAAGAAATCGAGAGAGCAGCCATCTGTGCTGAGTCGATACCCACCGGCTGCACATGAGCACAAATCTTGGAAAGCATCTTCCAAACCTGGGAATGAAAGTGGGCTGAAGACCAAAGTTGAAAAGCCATCTCAAATATTTAGTGATGTTTGCCAAGGTACCTCTGATGAAAAATCAAGCAAAGGAGAAATGACTGTATCTTTGACTGAAAAGATGAAAACAAGCCAAGCAGAGATGTCTGATCTATGTGTAGAGATACCCTTTATGAAAAGTAACCATGCACCATCCAATGAAACAGCTTCATCATATAGATACCATATCTCTTCTCAGATGTTAGCAGCTGAATCCACCAGCTCTAAAGCAGAAGCAGCAACAGTCTCTGTTTTATCTCACAGACAGTCCCCAGAAGGGAAATCTAAAAGAACAATAAACTCCCAAGAAAGAGAATTTacagacatttttcatgaaaatacaAAGCCTCCAACTTTATTAAAGTATTCAAACAGCTCAAGAAGTCAAGAAGACATCTTACAGATTCTCACAAGTCAAGGTAAGGAAGGAATGGACCAATCTGCACCATCAGTTACAGGTCAGACAAATGTTGGCATAAAATCTGACTCTTTGAGATCCAAAGCCATCAAACCAGCTAGCCATGAAAAACTTAGTACAGATGAGGAGATTGGTAAAAGCACCAATGCTGCCACTGAATCAGAACTGGAGACGAGAAAGAAACCCAGTTCCAGAGAATTCTCAAGCTCCAGAGGAGTTCTCAGAGCATCTCTCTttgaaaatgataaaaatacTGGAAATGAAGATGACCCCCCCAAATCCATAAAGACATCTTCAGATGCCGCCAGCGTAGGATTGAAATCCAGAAGGTCATTCAGCCCTAGAGAAGCTTTGAGATCAAAAGCCATCATTAAACCTGTAATAATTGAAAAGGACATGAAAGAAGTAATGGGAGGGGCTGGGTCTGAGGAATACTCTCAAAAACAGAAATCTCTCTTTAAAACTGTGACAAATAAAATGACAAGCAGCATAACAATCTTCCCCTCTGAGCCAGCCAACACAAGGACCAACACAAATGAAGCCGCAAAGGAAAGACATACGTCTACCAGCAATATTCGAGTCACTCCAAATGAGCTATCAACCATAACAAACAACATCAGCACACCCTTTGATATCTCAATTAATAAGAGTGATACTGCTCTGAAATTATCTGAGGCAGATAAAATTGGGGATTTAGCTCTGAGAAACAGGACAGAAACACTAATCTCAAGAAGCAGTATTATGATAAAACCTTCTGAACTCATTGAGAAGAACAATTGTGATCCATCCTTAGAATCAATCCGCTGGAAAAGCCATGGGTCTTTAGAAGCAGATTCACCAGAGACAAAACACATCACTCTGAGAAGTTCTTGGAGGACAAGGCGGGGATTACAATCTTTGGAAGACTCTCAGATCAAAGTGGAAAAAAATACAGCTTCCACTCGTACAAAGGCATGCAAGTCATCTACAGACCTCTCTGAAATGGAAGGGGCCAATGCAAGAATACATTTACTTGAGCAGAATTCAAGAAAGTCCAGGGCCACTATTAATTCTTGGAATACCCCTGAATTAGAATTCCGAAGGACCCAAAGTAGCTTGAGTGCATCTGAGCTATCTACTCGAAGGAGCTACGTCCATGATCCCATCACTGCTTCTACTTGGAATCGCATGACATTACCA
- the LUZP1 gene encoding leucine zipper protein 1 isoform X2: MAEFTGYKETSNRHLRFKLQSFGRRLDELEEATKNLQKAEDELLDLQDKVIQAEGSNSSMLADVEALRKRVLKIEGKDEEIKKAEELCQLMKEKLEEEESLTQELKSEIEQLQKRMAELEKLEEAFGRSKNDCTQLCLSLNEEKNLTKKISTELEILRMKVKELEASEDRLDKTEHSLVSELEKLKSLTLSFASERKHFNEREKQNEKLIQELTQKLEQNNKLNRADQTRNASNLLERSSNSLLDRNDLRIEDDLTSALPSKETRRKGSLDYLKHVENETRNKSENQKNKNQEDNKVKDLNQEIEKLKTQIKHFESLEEELKKMKAKNNDLQDSYLSEQNKNKLLTGQLEEIKIQIKKQKDMENGEVESEEMSFPSRIRHDRPKYRGITAEPAISKHKSRELSPQHRRERTRNREFSSNNDSYTTSSKQVPSPSLITRRTVKASSTSALLDTVITDTKRMEDKSAVATYLSMQKDSGAPQNEVKKSREQPSVLSRYPPAAHEHKSWKASSKPGNESGLKTKVEKPSQIFSDVCQGTSDEKSSKGEMTVSLTEKMKTSQAEMSDLCVEIPFMKSNHAPSNETASSYRYHISSQMLAAESTSSKAEAATVSVLSHRQSPEGKSKRTINSQEREFTDIFHENTKPPTLLKYSNSSRSQEDILQILTSQGKEGMDQSAPSVTGQTNVGIKSDSLRSKAIKPASHEKLSTDEEIGKSTNAATESELETRKKPSSREFSSSRGVLRASLFENDKNTGNEDDPPKSIKTSSDAASVGLKSRRSFSPREALRSKAIIKPVIIEKDMKEVMGGAGSEEYSQKQKSLFKTVTNKMTSSITIFPSEPANTRTNTNEAAKERHTSTSNIRVTPNELSTITNNISTPFDISINKSDTALKLSEADKIGDLALRNRTETLISRSSIMIKPSELIEKNNCDPSLESIRWKSHGSLEADSPETKHITLRSSWRTRRGLQSLEDSQIKVEKNTASTRTKACKSSTDLSEMEGANARIHLLEQNSRKSRATINSWNTPELEFRRTQSSLSASELSTRRSYVHDPITASTWNRMTLPGVRYRTLNLLSVQDHAITNFGSSNTMIQLPAPQITSLSVK; the protein is encoded by the coding sequence atggcagaaTTTACAGGTTATAAGGAGACTTCAAATCGCCACCTTCGATTCAAGTTACAGAGCTTTGGCCGTCGTCTTGATGAACTGGAAGAAGCAACAAAAAATCTCCAGAAAGCAGAGGATGAGCTTCTTGACCTTCAGGACAAGGTTATCCAGGCAGAAGGCAGCAATTCTAGCATGCTGGCTGATGTAGAAGCTCTGAGAAAAAGAGTGCTGAAAATTGAAGGCAAggatgaagaaataaaaaaagctgaAGAGCTCTGTCAGTTGATGAAGGAaaaactggaggaggaggaaagtctCACTCAAGAACTTAAATCAGAAATTGAACAGCTTCAGAAGAGAATGGCAGAACTGGAAAAACTGGAGGAAGCTTTCGGCAGGAGCAAGAATGATTGTACTCAGCTGTGTCTGAGccttaatgaagaaaaaaatttgACCAAAAAAATATCTACAGAGTTGGAAATACTTAGGATGAAAGTAAAAGAACTTGAAGCATCTGAAGACAGACTGGATAAAACTGAACATAGTTTAGTAAGTGAGTTAGAAAAGCTTAAATCTTTAACACTGAGCTTTGCTAGTGAAAGAAAACACTTCAAtgaaagagaaaagcagaatgaAAAATTAATCCAGGAGCTAACACAAAAActagaacaaaacaacaaactaAATAGGGCAGATCAAACTAGAAATGCATCAAACCTGCTAGAAAGATCATCAAATAGTCTTCTGGATAGAAATGACCTGAGAATTGAAGATGACTTGACCTCTGCATTGCCCTCTAAAGAAACCAGAAGAAAGGGAAGCTTGGATTACCTAAAGCATGTAGAAAATGAAACCAGAAATAAATCAGAAAATCAAAAGAATAAAAATCAAGAAGACAACAAAGTGAAAGATCTCAACCAAGAAATTGAGAAACTTAAAactcaaattaaacattttgaatcTTTAGAAGAAgaacttaaaaaaatgaaagccaaaAATAATGACCTGCAAGATAGTTATCTGAGTGAACAGAATAAAAACAAGCTCCTGACTGGTCAATTGGAAGaaattaaaattcaaataaagaaacaaaaggatATGGAGAATGGTGAGGTGGAAAGTGAAGAAATGAGCTTCCCCAGCAGAATTAGACATGACAGACCTAAATACAGAGGTATCACAGCTGAGCCGGCAATTTCAAAACACAAGTCACGGGAGCTTTCACCTCAGCATAGACGAGAAAGGACACGGAACAGAGAATTCTCTTCCAATAATGACAGTTATACCACAAGTAGCAAGCAAGTTCCCAGTCCAAGTTTAATTACTAGGAGAACAGTAAAGGCATCTAGTACATCTGCTCTACTAGACACTGTGATTACTGATACAAAAAGAATGGAAGACAAATCAGCAGTTGCTACATATTTATCTATGCAGAAAGATAGTGGTGCTCCACAAAATGAAGTGAAGAAATCGAGAGAGCAGCCATCTGTGCTGAGTCGATACCCACCGGCTGCACATGAGCACAAATCTTGGAAAGCATCTTCCAAACCTGGGAATGAAAGTGGGCTGAAGACCAAAGTTGAAAAGCCATCTCAAATATTTAGTGATGTTTGCCAAGGTACCTCTGATGAAAAATCAAGCAAAGGAGAAATGACTGTATCTTTGACTGAAAAGATGAAAACAAGCCAAGCAGAGATGTCTGATCTATGTGTAGAGATACCCTTTATGAAAAGTAACCATGCACCATCCAATGAAACAGCTTCATCATATAGATACCATATCTCTTCTCAGATGTTAGCAGCTGAATCCACCAGCTCTAAAGCAGAAGCAGCAACAGTCTCTGTTTTATCTCACAGACAGTCCCCAGAAGGGAAATCTAAAAGAACAATAAACTCCCAAGAAAGAGAATTTacagacatttttcatgaaaatacaAAGCCTCCAACTTTATTAAAGTATTCAAACAGCTCAAGAAGTCAAGAAGACATCTTACAGATTCTCACAAGTCAAGGTAAGGAAGGAATGGACCAATCTGCACCATCAGTTACAGGTCAGACAAATGTTGGCATAAAATCTGACTCTTTGAGATCCAAAGCCATCAAACCAGCTAGCCATGAAAAACTTAGTACAGATGAGGAGATTGGTAAAAGCACCAATGCTGCCACTGAATCAGAACTGGAGACGAGAAAGAAACCCAGTTCCAGAGAATTCTCAAGCTCCAGAGGAGTTCTCAGAGCATCTCTCTttgaaaatgataaaaatacTGGAAATGAAGATGACCCCCCCAAATCCATAAAGACATCTTCAGATGCCGCCAGCGTAGGATTGAAATCCAGAAGGTCATTCAGCCCTAGAGAAGCTTTGAGATCAAAAGCCATCATTAAACCTGTAATAATTGAAAAGGACATGAAAGAAGTAATGGGAGGGGCTGGGTCTGAGGAATACTCTCAAAAACAGAAATCTCTCTTTAAAACTGTGACAAATAAAATGACAAGCAGCATAACAATCTTCCCCTCTGAGCCAGCCAACACAAGGACCAACACAAATGAAGCCGCAAAGGAAAGACATACGTCTACCAGCAATATTCGAGTCACTCCAAATGAGCTATCAACCATAACAAACAACATCAGCACACCCTTTGATATCTCAATTAATAAGAGTGATACTGCTCTGAAATTATCTGAGGCAGATAAAATTGGGGATTTAGCTCTGAGAAACAGGACAGAAACACTAATCTCAAGAAGCAGTATTATGATAAAACCTTCTGAACTCATTGAGAAGAACAATTGTGATCCATCCTTAGAATCAATCCGCTGGAAAAGCCATGGGTCTTTAGAAGCAGATTCACCAGAGACAAAACACATCACTCTGAGAAGTTCTTGGAGGACAAGGCGGGGATTACAATCTTTGGAAGACTCTCAGATCAAAGTGGAAAAAAATACAGCTTCCACTCGTACAAAGGCATGCAAGTCATCTACAGACCTCTCTGAAATGGAAGGGGCCAATGCAAGAATACATTTACTTGAGCAGAATTCAAGAAAGTCCAGGGCCACTATTAATTCTTGGAATACCCCTGAATTAGAATTCCGAAGGACCCAAAGTAGCTTGAGTGCATCTGAGCTATCTACTCGAAGGAGCTACGTCCATGATCCCATCACTGCTTCTACTTGGAATCGCATGACATTACCA